From the Halomonas meridiana genome, one window contains:
- a CDS encoding copper resistance system multicopper oxidase, giving the protein MARSSIISRPLSRRQVLKGGAALGLGSAAAMGLTPAWANPWGRTNVYAQGVEEGPEVSLAIRRESLPIDGQEAQPITINGTSPGPLIRLKEGQDAVLRVTNLLDEPTSIHWHGLILPPEMDGVPGVSFAGIAPGETFTYRFPVRQNGTYWYHSHSGMQEQLGHAGPLIIDAAEREPIRYDREHVLLLTDWTFEDPMSVFRNLKTMEGYYNFQERTIADFFADVRNNGFAQTAEMRGMWAQMRMSSRDIADVTGSTYTYLLNGHSPQENWNALFKAGERIRLRVINGSAMSFFDVRIPGLKMTVVAADGQPVQPVPVDEFRIGVAETYDVLVSPEDDRAYTIFAEAMDRSGYARATLAPREGMQAEIPERRQIADRGMEAMGAHGMGGMDHSGMSNMAGMDHSGMSNMEGMDHSNMSEMDRSNMSNMEGMDHSSMAGMDHSSMSNMQGMDHSNMGGMAGEQAKIGENGLLVAGEAQPGSRYDQAGIGIDSDERRVLVYRDLKAFTPWPDRREPGRELELHLTGNMERYMWSFDGKKFSEVTGPIHFEKDERLRLILINDTMMEHPIHLHGMWMELENGQGELIPRKHTLNVKPGERVSALITADAEGSWAFHCHLLYHMDAGMFRVVQVS; this is encoded by the coding sequence ATGGCACGCTCAAGTATCATTTCTCGCCCTCTTTCTCGTCGGCAAGTGTTAAAAGGAGGCGCTGCCTTAGGCTTAGGTTCTGCTGCGGCAATGGGGTTAACTCCCGCCTGGGCAAACCCCTGGGGCCGTACCAATGTCTATGCTCAGGGCGTTGAAGAAGGGCCCGAAGTATCGCTGGCGATCCGCCGTGAATCGTTGCCTATTGACGGACAAGAAGCCCAACCCATTACCATTAACGGTACCAGTCCTGGCCCGCTGATTCGTTTGAAAGAAGGTCAAGACGCAGTACTGCGTGTCACCAACCTGCTGGACGAGCCCACCTCCATCCACTGGCATGGTCTCATTCTACCGCCGGAAATGGATGGTGTGCCTGGCGTTAGCTTTGCAGGTATCGCCCCCGGTGAAACCTTTACCTACCGTTTTCCCGTCCGTCAGAACGGTACCTACTGGTACCACAGTCATTCCGGTATGCAGGAGCAGCTTGGCCATGCCGGGCCATTGATTATCGACGCTGCCGAGCGTGAGCCTATCCGTTACGACCGTGAGCATGTGTTACTGCTCACTGACTGGACTTTTGAAGACCCGATGTCGGTGTTCCGAAATCTGAAAACCATGGAAGGCTATTACAACTTCCAAGAGCGCACGATTGCTGACTTCTTTGCCGATGTTCGTAACAACGGTTTTGCTCAGACCGCTGAAATGCGTGGCATGTGGGCTCAAATGCGCATGAGTTCGCGGGATATCGCCGATGTCACCGGTAGTACTTATACTTATCTTCTCAACGGACATTCTCCTCAAGAAAACTGGAATGCCTTGTTCAAAGCTGGTGAGCGGATACGGCTACGCGTGATTAACGGCTCAGCCATGTCTTTTTTCGATGTCCGTATTCCTGGCCTGAAGATGACCGTGGTGGCCGCTGATGGACAGCCGGTGCAACCCGTTCCTGTTGATGAGTTCCGTATTGGCGTGGCTGAAACCTACGATGTGCTGGTTTCACCTGAAGACGACCGGGCATACACCATCTTCGCCGAAGCCATGGATCGGAGCGGCTATGCTCGCGCCACGCTAGCCCCACGTGAAGGCATGCAGGCGGAGATTCCTGAACGCCGTCAAATTGCCGACCGCGGTATGGAAGCCATGGGTGCCCACGGTATGGGCGGGATGGATCATTCTGGCATGTCAAATATGGCGGGGATGGACCACTCCGGCATGTCGAATATGGAAGGTATGGATCATTCCAACATGTCGGAAATGGATCGCTCAAACATGTCGAATATGGAAGGCATGGATCATTCCAGCATGGCGGGGATGGACCACTCCAGCATGTCCAACATGCAAGGCATGGATCACTCTAATATGGGTGGCATGGCGGGTGAACAGGCGAAAATCGGCGAAAATGGCTTGCTCGTTGCCGGTGAAGCCCAGCCCGGCTCTCGATACGACCAGGCGGGCATCGGCATCGACTCTGATGAACGTCGTGTTTTAGTCTACCGCGATTTAAAAGCCTTCACGCCATGGCCTGACCGCCGTGAACCAGGCCGTGAGCTTGAGCTGCACCTGACCGGTAATATGGAACGTTATATGTGGTCGTTCGACGGTAAGAAGTTTAGCGAAGTGACCGGCCCTATTCATTTTGAGAAAGATGAGCGGCTGCGCCTAATCCTCATTAACGACACCATGATGGAGCATCCTATCCACCTCCACGGTATGTGGATGGAGCTGGAAAACGGCCAAGGGGAATTGATACCACGCAAACACACCCTAAATGTGAAGCCTGGTGAGCGCGTGTCTGCGTTGATCACCGCAGACGCAGAGGGCAGTTGGGCGTTCCACTGCCACCTTCTCTATCACATGGATGCTGGCATGTTCCGCGTTGTTCAAGTTTCTTAA
- a CDS encoding ATP-binding protein — protein MLHIDRRSLRIRLLAWLGGVALLVVVTTWLLHGIFLQSLARDFLGERLQREANHAVAQLEQDQTAVPTALDSVSQGYQVFHHLYVLRFNGSVSASDPQWQQQLAPLLEENGDALIDVNRGTQHMLVYRRHFEWQGTQGVLLVGEDFSQVEAGLATLHWWVGGIAAVLLGMLIILNMLAVNRGLIPLWQLRQQLEALRSGKRDRLSLVAPSELDELVDQLNWFMDDIDLRLKRSRESVANLSHALKTPLAAVTQVLRGNRPIDENRRHKLLSRIEDINAQLDAELRRSRIAGPNAGRMANVTRDSLRLIEMFRSLYPERIFDLTHSASEEEQVPIESHDFSEILGIVLDNAGKWSSRRVHCDVAVTVTALTLTIDDDGQGVANEELSRLGERGTRLDERRPGYGLGLSILAQLVARYSGYSQFERSPLGGLRVTIALPLTGEVVN, from the coding sequence TTGCTTCACATTGATAGACGCAGTTTACGCATTCGGCTACTCGCATGGCTAGGCGGCGTCGCGCTACTGGTGGTGGTCACCACGTGGCTATTGCACGGGATCTTTTTACAGAGCCTGGCAAGAGATTTTTTAGGTGAACGCTTACAACGTGAAGCAAATCACGCGGTTGCGCAGCTAGAGCAAGACCAAACGGCTGTGCCGACTGCGCTCGACTCGGTTAGCCAAGGCTATCAAGTCTTTCATCATCTCTATGTACTCCGCTTCAATGGCTCGGTCAGCGCTTCCGACCCGCAATGGCAGCAACAGCTGGCTCCATTGCTGGAAGAAAACGGTGATGCCCTAATAGACGTGAATCGCGGAACGCAGCACATGCTCGTCTATCGTCGCCATTTTGAGTGGCAGGGCACACAGGGTGTGCTACTGGTGGGTGAGGATTTTTCACAGGTGGAAGCAGGACTTGCGACCTTGCACTGGTGGGTCGGTGGGATTGCCGCCGTGCTTTTAGGGATGCTCATCATACTCAATATGCTGGCGGTTAACCGTGGACTCATACCACTCTGGCAACTGCGCCAACAACTTGAAGCATTGCGCTCAGGCAAACGAGATCGCTTGTCATTAGTAGCCCCTTCGGAGCTAGATGAATTAGTCGACCAGTTGAACTGGTTCATGGACGACATCGATCTTCGTCTAAAGCGCTCGCGAGAATCGGTCGCCAACCTATCACATGCATTAAAAACACCGCTTGCAGCCGTGACTCAAGTACTGCGTGGCAACCGGCCTATCGATGAGAACAGACGCCATAAACTACTCAGCCGTATTGAAGACATCAACGCCCAGTTGGATGCGGAGCTGCGTCGTTCACGTATCGCAGGTCCTAATGCGGGACGAATGGCCAACGTTACTCGTGATAGCTTACGGCTGATTGAGATGTTTCGTAGCCTCTATCCTGAGCGTATATTCGACCTGACTCACTCAGCAAGTGAGGAAGAACAAGTTCCCATTGAATCTCACGACTTTTCAGAAATATTAGGCATCGTGCTTGATAACGCAGGAAAATGGTCAAGCAGGCGCGTTCATTGCGATGTTGCCGTCACTGTAACTGCACTCACGCTAACGATTGATGATGATGGTCAGGGCGTTGCAAACGAGGAACTTTCGCGCTTGGGAGAGCGTGGTACACGTCTGGATGAGCGCCGCCCTGGCTACGGCTTAGGCCTTTCGATTCTTGCACAGTTAGTTGCCCGCTACTCGGGTTACTCTCAGTTTGAGCGAAGCCCGCTGGGTGGTTTACGCGTAACGATTGCTTTGCCCTTGACGGGCGAAGTAGTCAATTAA
- a CDS encoding response regulator transcription factor yields MKLLLLEDDDLLAESLAESLKDNGYLVDLAASLKAAKSLMATEHYELAILDVGLPDGSGLDLLAHWRKQKRSTPILILTARDTWEDKVIGLETGADDYLTKPFHEAELMARLKALLRRQSGQLSQVITLNGVSLDEAGQRVCLEGETWRSLTATEFRLLRYLMLHPDRIHSKDQLLEQLYALEQDAAAPNLVEVYIARLRRYLGKSVIQTRRGQGYFFASH; encoded by the coding sequence ATGAAACTGTTGCTACTCGAAGATGATGATTTGTTGGCAGAAAGCTTGGCAGAGAGTCTCAAGGACAACGGTTACCTGGTTGATTTGGCCGCTTCATTGAAAGCGGCCAAGTCGCTGATGGCAACCGAGCATTATGAGCTGGCTATTTTAGATGTCGGTTTGCCCGATGGATCGGGGTTAGATCTTCTCGCTCATTGGCGCAAGCAGAAGCGCAGTACGCCTATTTTGATTTTGACGGCGCGCGATACCTGGGAAGATAAAGTGATTGGACTTGAAACGGGAGCCGATGACTATCTCACCAAGCCCTTCCACGAAGCCGAACTCATGGCCCGCCTGAAGGCCTTGCTGCGTAGGCAGTCTGGTCAGTTATCTCAGGTGATTACGCTAAACGGTGTCTCGTTGGATGAGGCGGGTCAACGTGTGTGCTTAGAAGGGGAAACGTGGCGTTCGCTAACAGCAACGGAGTTTCGATTACTGCGCTACTTAATGCTTCATCCAGACCGTATTCACTCGAAAGATCAGCTACTAGAGCAGCTCTACGCCTTGGAGCAGGACGCTGCCGCACCTAACTTGGTGGAAGTCTACATCGCTCGTCTGCGCCGTTATCTCGGTAAATCAGTCATTCAAACGCGACGTGGTCAGGGGTATTTCTTTGCTTCACATTGA
- a CDS encoding plastocyanin/azurin family copper-binding protein translates to MRNTILTTSLLALSLSLVTSAAWAAPGHGGGDSGLTDADVDRTITLDAGDMWFDPETLEMAAGEIVKFEITNTGNLEHEFVIGSKEAQEEHRQMMLNMANGGGHDMSNMSHGDGHDMASMNMAGVTIEPGETGTLLWSVPDNVNELEYACNIPGHYESGMYGNFSL, encoded by the coding sequence ATGCGCAACACCATTTTAACAACGTCTTTGCTAGCTCTTTCACTAAGCCTAGTAACAAGCGCGGCATGGGCTGCACCCGGCCATGGCGGCGGTGACAGTGGCCTGACCGACGCTGACGTTGACCGCACGATCACTCTTGATGCTGGCGATATGTGGTTCGACCCTGAAACGTTAGAAATGGCGGCGGGTGAAATTGTCAAATTTGAAATCACCAACACCGGCAATTTAGAACATGAGTTTGTGATCGGTAGCAAAGAAGCCCAAGAAGAACATCGTCAAATGATGCTAAACATGGCCAACGGCGGAGGCCATGATATGTCGAATATGTCACACGGCGACGGTCACGATATGGCTAGCATGAACATGGCAGGTGTCACCATTGAGCCTGGTGAAACCGGGACTTTATTATGGAGTGTCCCTGACAATGTTAACGAGCTAGAGTATGCCTGTAACATTCCCGGTCATTATGAATCCGGCATGTACGGTAACTTTTCTCTCTAA
- a CDS encoding DUF411 domain-containing protein yields the protein MKHLNATILSIALALGATSAQAALPDEATLYKNPQCGCCDEYARHLEMLGVDVTIVDNVELGDIKQKAGVPYGLGSCHTIEIGDYWIEGHVPMEAVEALFEEQPDIGGIGLAGMPIGTPGMPGPQGEPYEIYMFTDHKDDSFMTL from the coding sequence ATGAAACATCTTAACGCTACTATTCTATCAATTGCTTTGGCTCTCGGGGCTACATCGGCTCAGGCTGCACTGCCGGACGAAGCTACACTGTACAAAAATCCTCAGTGCGGATGCTGTGATGAATATGCTCGCCACTTGGAAATGCTGGGAGTCGATGTAACCATTGTCGATAACGTTGAGCTCGGCGATATCAAACAGAAGGCTGGCGTCCCTTATGGTTTGGGGTCGTGCCACACCATCGAAATAGGTGACTACTGGATTGAAGGGCACGTGCCGATGGAGGCAGTCGAGGCATTATTTGAAGAACAACCTGACATAGGTGGGATCGGCCTAGCAGGGATGCCCATTGGTACACCAGGCATGCCAGGGCCTCAGGGTGAGCCTTACGAAATCTATATGTTCACTGACCACAAAGACGATTCGTTTATGACTCTGTAG
- a CDS encoding ISL3 family transposase: protein MDGTQILTLGLGLEAPWILKNQYLDTAVSPHRLDLYVEAERGSLYPCPECGKACQAHDFADKTWRHLNFFQHHCYLHARVPRTKCPDHGVKRIEVPWARPGSDFTLLFEQAAMSLVKEMPVLAVSRQLEISDKRLWRIVHRYVGRMLGELDLSKVVTVGVDETASRRGHRYVTVFLDMQRKREPVIFAVPGCGKDAIQAFSAFLAAHGGDPNNVVEVVCDMSPAFLSGVTEHLPKAEVTVDWFHIVQTFTKRLDEVRKKERREQGHPKSLRWALLKNLDNKNLTPKQLSALQELVADQSATADAWVIKEKLRWIQKAPTPRAARWRITNYLKVMQAAVSEKPLLKPMGKALATLERHPDAVVRRWLSGLTNARLEGMNGLFQAARSRARGYRNEANFIAMIYLIGSPVGRLFDQAKST, encoded by the coding sequence ATGGACGGCACCCAGATTCTAACACTCGGCCTGGGCTTGGAAGCGCCCTGGATCCTCAAGAACCAGTACCTGGATACCGCCGTGTCGCCCCACCGCTTGGACCTCTATGTCGAGGCGGAGCGAGGCAGTCTCTATCCCTGCCCAGAATGTGGTAAGGCCTGCCAAGCTCATGACTTTGCCGACAAAACCTGGCGGCATCTGAACTTCTTTCAGCATCACTGTTACCTGCATGCTCGCGTGCCGCGCACGAAGTGTCCTGACCATGGCGTCAAGCGCATAGAGGTGCCCTGGGCCCGGCCGGGCAGCGACTTTACCCTGCTGTTCGAGCAAGCGGCCATGTCACTGGTCAAGGAGATGCCGGTACTGGCCGTCTCCCGCCAGTTGGAGATTTCCGACAAACGACTATGGCGCATCGTGCACCGCTACGTTGGCCGCATGTTGGGGGAACTGGATCTGTCCAAGGTGGTGACGGTCGGCGTGGACGAAACCGCCTCCCGGCGCGGTCATCGCTATGTCACGGTGTTCCTCGACATGCAGCGCAAGCGGGAACCGGTTATCTTTGCCGTCCCAGGCTGCGGCAAGGATGCCATCCAGGCTTTCAGCGCCTTCCTGGCGGCCCATGGCGGCGACCCGAATAATGTGGTCGAGGTCGTCTGCGATATGTCGCCAGCCTTCCTTAGCGGCGTGACCGAGCACCTTCCCAAGGCCGAGGTAACGGTCGACTGGTTCCATATCGTACAGACCTTCACCAAGCGGCTGGACGAGGTACGCAAGAAAGAGCGCCGGGAGCAGGGGCACCCCAAGTCGCTGCGCTGGGCCCTGCTGAAGAACCTGGATAACAAGAACCTGACACCCAAACAGCTTTCGGCGCTCCAGGAGTTGGTGGCCGATCAGAGCGCCACGGCCGATGCCTGGGTGATCAAGGAGAAGCTACGCTGGATCCAGAAGGCTCCAACGCCCAGAGCGGCTCGGTGGCGCATCACGAACTACCTCAAGGTCATGCAGGCGGCGGTGTCTGAAAAGCCACTGCTGAAGCCGATGGGGAAAGCCCTGGCGACGCTTGAGCGGCACCCCGACGCGGTGGTCAGACGCTGGCTCTCGGGACTGACGAACGCAAGACTGGAAGGAATGAATGGTCTGTTCCAAGCGGCTCGGTCACGAGCACGTGGCTACCGGAACGAGGCCAACTTTATCGCCATGATCTACCTGATTGGCAGCCCGGTGGGCCGCCTATTCGATCAGGCCAAATCCACGTGA
- a CDS encoding heavy metal translocating P-type ATPase: MSEDHNETKVKDPVCGMDVDPHTSRHRADHAGKTWYFCSEKCQEKFIAKPDAYLEPSKQSQASVPSGSIYTCPMHPEVRREGPGDCPICGMALEPETVSADTGPSDELKDMTRRFWIGLVLTLPVFALEMGGHVFGLMHFISQQTSNWIQLLLATPVVVWAGWPFFVRGWRSLVHRSLNMFTLIAIGTGTALLYSLLATLTPGIFPDAFRQADGSVAVYFEAAAVIVVLVLLGQVLELRAREKTSGAIRALLDLAPATARRLDDQGNEEDISLDQVQVGDRLRVRPGDKVPLDGEVMEGRSNVDESMVTGEPLAVKKEVGDGVIGGSINGQGSFVMRADKVGQDTMLSQIVQMVASAQRSRAPIQGLADKVASIFVPVVILIAVVAFIAWSLWGPTPPMAFGLIAAVSVLIIACPCALGLATPMSIMVGVGRGAQLGVLIRDAEALERLEKVDTVVVDKTGTLTEGKPRVTELILTEGIAESELLRLAASLERGSEHPLAHAIVEKAKEAEVKLTEALDFEAPNGMGVIGQIDGKRIALGNRLLMESEGVNTQSQDTHADQLRSDGATVIFASIDGNLAGLLAIADPVKETTEEAIRSLQAGGIRVVMLTGDNRTSANAVARRLGIDEVEAEVLPEDKGRVIQRLRDEGRIVVMAGDGVNDAPALATADVGIAMGTGTDVAIESAGVTLLRGDLTGIATAHKLSKATMRNIRQNLFFAFAYNAAGIPIAAGILYPFTGMLLSPIIAAAAMSLSSVSVIGNALRLRMIAIK, from the coding sequence ATGTCTGAAGACCATAACGAGACAAAGGTGAAAGACCCTGTTTGTGGCATGGACGTTGATCCCCATACCTCCCGCCACCGTGCCGATCACGCGGGTAAGACTTGGTACTTCTGCTCAGAAAAGTGTCAGGAAAAGTTTATTGCCAAGCCTGATGCGTATCTTGAGCCAAGCAAACAGTCACAAGCGTCAGTACCCTCGGGGTCTATTTATACTTGCCCGATGCACCCAGAAGTTCGACGAGAAGGCCCAGGCGACTGTCCAATCTGTGGCATGGCGCTGGAACCTGAGACCGTCTCTGCTGACACCGGCCCTTCGGACGAACTCAAGGACATGACCAGGCGTTTCTGGATCGGCCTAGTACTGACCCTCCCCGTGTTTGCCCTAGAAATGGGTGGCCACGTGTTTGGCCTTATGCATTTTATTTCCCAGCAAACCTCTAACTGGATTCAACTGCTGCTGGCAACGCCGGTAGTCGTCTGGGCAGGTTGGCCATTCTTTGTACGCGGATGGCGTTCGCTAGTGCATCGCAGCCTTAATATGTTCACGCTAATCGCGATCGGTACCGGCACCGCGTTGCTCTACAGTTTGCTGGCCACCCTCACACCGGGCATCTTTCCCGACGCCTTCCGTCAAGCCGATGGTTCGGTGGCCGTTTATTTCGAAGCAGCGGCAGTGATTGTCGTTTTAGTTTTACTGGGACAAGTATTAGAGCTACGCGCTCGTGAAAAAACCTCTGGCGCTATTCGTGCTCTGCTCGACTTGGCGCCTGCTACCGCTCGACGCCTTGATGATCAGGGCAATGAGGAAGATATCTCTCTTGACCAGGTTCAGGTAGGGGATCGTCTCCGGGTGCGCCCCGGCGATAAGGTGCCATTAGATGGCGAAGTGATGGAAGGTCGCTCCAACGTTGACGAATCCATGGTTACCGGTGAACCACTAGCGGTGAAAAAGGAAGTCGGCGATGGCGTCATTGGCGGCAGCATCAATGGTCAAGGATCCTTTGTCATGCGCGCTGACAAGGTGGGCCAGGACACGATGCTGTCGCAGATTGTGCAAATGGTCGCCAGCGCCCAGCGCAGCCGCGCACCCATTCAAGGGCTTGCCGACAAAGTCGCCAGCATCTTTGTACCCGTCGTTATTCTCATTGCTGTTGTGGCTTTCATCGCCTGGTCATTGTGGGGCCCTACCCCGCCGATGGCGTTTGGCCTTATTGCGGCGGTTAGTGTTCTGATCATTGCCTGCCCGTGCGCGCTAGGTCTTGCTACCCCCATGTCAATTATGGTCGGTGTAGGGCGAGGTGCCCAGTTAGGCGTGTTGATTCGCGATGCCGAAGCTCTTGAACGTCTAGAGAAGGTCGACACCGTCGTCGTCGACAAAACCGGCACGCTTACCGAAGGCAAACCACGAGTGACCGAGTTGATTCTCACTGAAGGCATTGCTGAATCGGAGCTTTTGCGCTTGGCAGCTAGTCTTGAGCGAGGCAGCGAGCACCCCTTGGCCCATGCAATAGTCGAAAAGGCTAAAGAGGCAGAGGTAAAATTAACAGAAGCGTTGGACTTCGAGGCTCCCAATGGCATGGGCGTTATAGGCCAGATAGATGGCAAGCGTATTGCCCTGGGCAACCGGCTATTGATGGAAAGCGAGGGCGTTAACACCCAGTCTCAAGACACACATGCCGATCAATTGCGCAGCGACGGTGCTACTGTCATCTTTGCGAGCATCGACGGGAATTTAGCTGGGCTGCTCGCCATTGCCGATCCGGTCAAGGAAACCACCGAAGAAGCCATTCGTTCACTCCAGGCTGGCGGCATTCGAGTGGTGATGCTGACAGGCGATAATCGCACCTCCGCCAACGCTGTGGCACGTCGGCTAGGCATTGATGAGGTCGAAGCTGAAGTGCTTCCAGAGGATAAAGGCCGAGTGATTCAGCGTCTCCGTGATGAAGGGCGCATTGTTGTCATGGCCGGCGACGGCGTGAACGATGCACCTGCGCTGGCTACAGCGGATGTCGGCATTGCCATGGGAACCGGCACCGATGTGGCGATAGAAAGCGCTGGGGTTACTCTACTGCGAGGAGATCTTACCGGTATTGCCACGGCGCATAAGCTCTCAAAAGCCACCATGCGTAATATTCGCCAAAATCTCTTTTTTGCCTTTGCTTACAACGCGGCAGGCATCCCCATTGCCGCAGGGATTTTGTACCCCTTCACAGGTATGCTGTTATCACCGATTATCGCGGCGGCGGCGATGTCACTCTCTTCAGTGAGCGTGATTGGCAATGCTTTACGACTTAGGATGATTGCTATTAAGTAA
- a CDS encoding APC family permease, protein MVGQDRTPQYKENSLSLVGAVALGTGVMIGAGIFALTGQMAEMIGRLFPLAFLAAAVIVSFSAYSYVKMSNTFPSAGGIGMYLQKAYGPTLPTAFHALLMYFSMVIAQSFLARTFGSYTLELFDLGDRSLFVPLLGVGLLLIAFLINLSANRLIETVASVLGFIKIGGIIVFGIVGVFIADSIEMGAGNDAPTPTITGFLGATALGILAFKGFTTITNSGSELKDPKRNLGKAITISIALCVVIYALVGFAVASNLSLPEIIETQDYSLAAAARPALGEAAVAFTVILAMLATAGGIIASVFAVSRMLAMLTEMKLVPHRHFHMPGSVQKHTLVYTIVFGLVLTAFFDLSRIAALGIIFYLIMDMAIHWGVLRHLKDRVGANPVIPSIAILLDAVVLIGFLWVKAISDPMVLIVAGVVMATLLLGEWIFLSKRDASNDSEHSHTH, encoded by the coding sequence ATGGTTGGGCAGGATAGAACGCCACAATATAAAGAAAACAGTCTTTCGTTGGTCGGTGCCGTTGCATTAGGCACCGGCGTGATGATTGGGGCCGGTATTTTTGCGCTAACCGGCCAAATGGCCGAAATGATTGGTCGGCTATTTCCTCTAGCCTTTCTGGCCGCTGCCGTCATTGTCTCTTTCAGCGCTTATTCTTACGTTAAAATGTCCAATACCTTCCCATCAGCAGGTGGGATTGGCATGTATTTACAGAAAGCGTATGGCCCGACGCTTCCCACCGCCTTTCATGCCCTCCTGATGTATTTTTCCATGGTGATCGCACAGAGTTTTTTGGCGAGAACGTTTGGTTCCTACACGCTTGAGTTGTTTGACCTGGGGGATCGTTCACTATTTGTGCCCCTACTCGGGGTTGGTTTACTGCTAATAGCCTTTTTGATCAATTTATCCGCCAACCGCTTGATCGAGACCGTCGCCTCGGTGCTCGGATTTATCAAAATAGGTGGCATTATAGTGTTTGGTATTGTCGGCGTGTTTATTGCCGACTCCATCGAAATGGGTGCTGGCAACGATGCACCTACGCCTACGATAACGGGCTTTTTAGGTGCTACGGCGCTCGGCATACTGGCATTTAAAGGCTTCACGACGATTACCAATAGTGGTTCGGAGCTTAAAGATCCTAAGCGGAATCTTGGCAAAGCTATCACGATCTCGATTGCGCTATGCGTGGTGATCTATGCCCTTGTCGGTTTTGCCGTTGCCAGCAACCTATCTTTGCCTGAAATTATCGAAACCCAAGACTACTCCCTGGCCGCCGCTGCCCGTCCCGCACTGGGTGAAGCGGCAGTTGCGTTTACCGTCATTCTCGCCATGTTGGCAACGGCGGGCGGTATCATCGCCAGCGTCTTTGCCGTTTCACGCATGCTCGCCATGCTGACAGAAATGAAGCTGGTTCCTCACCGCCATTTCCACATGCCCGGCAGTGTACAAAAGCATACACTGGTGTACACCATCGTATTTGGCTTAGTGCTCACCGCTTTTTTTGACCTGAGCCGCATCGCAGCATTAGGCATCATTTTCTACCTGATCATGGATATGGCCATCCACTGGGGTGTGCTTCGTCATCTCAAGGACAGAGTGGGGGCTAATCCTGTTATTCCTAGCATTGCCATACTACTAGATGCTGTCGTGTTAATCGGCTTTTTATGGGTAAAAGCCATCTCGGACCCCATGGTGCTCATCGTTGCTGGCGTAGTAATGGCTACTCTTTTACTCGGCGAATGGATTTTCCTATCCAAACGCGACGCTTCAAACGATAGCGAGCACTCTCACACTCATTAA
- a CDS encoding DUF2933 domain-containing protein has protein sequence MSNSTSSRLLMLWVPLAGFVIWAGYLIGTEHRLHLFQFLPFLFLAACPLMHIFMHKHHGGHKDKIDKD, from the coding sequence ATGAGTAACAGTACAAGTAGTCGTTTGCTGATGTTGTGGGTGCCACTTGCTGGGTTTGTCATTTGGGCGGGATACCTGATTGGAACCGAGCACCGTCTCCACCTATTTCAGTTCTTACCTTTCCTCTTTTTGGCAGCATGCCCACTGATGCATATTTTCATGCATAAACACCACGGCGGTCATAAGGACAAAATAGACAAGGACTGA
- the radC gene encoding DNA repair protein RadC has product MPHSKLKAGEVAGTYLVTSPVTETDIITMAKRFARRKLAKGRKITQPSQAFEHLQLLLQDYEYEVFSVLFLDSQHRVIRFEELFRGTIDSASVYPREVLKAALAYNAAAVILVHNHPSGDPEPSDADRRITERLKEALGLMDIRVIDHVVVGSDGCTSFAEKGYL; this is encoded by the coding sequence ATGCCCCATAGCAAACTCAAAGCCGGTGAAGTGGCGGGCACCTACTTAGTCACTTCGCCGGTCACAGAAACCGACATCATCACCATGGCCAAGCGGTTCGCACGCCGCAAGCTCGCCAAAGGCCGCAAGATTACTCAGCCTTCGCAAGCGTTTGAGCATCTGCAGCTGTTGCTTCAGGACTATGAGTATGAGGTGTTCAGCGTGCTGTTCCTCGACAGCCAGCACCGCGTCATCCGCTTTGAAGAGCTGTTTCGCGGCACTATTGATTCTGCCAGCGTGTACCCACGGGAAGTGCTAAAAGCAGCGCTCGCCTACAACGCCGCCGCTGTCATTCTGGTGCATAACCACCCCAGCGGTGACCCTGAGCCTAGTGATGCGGATCGGCGTATTACCGAGCGACTGAAGGAAGCGCTTGGCTTGATGGATATACGGGTGATTGACCATGTGGTGGTAGGGAGTGATGGATGCACGTCATTCGCAGAAAAAGGGTATCTGTAA